Sequence from the Candidatus Aegiribacteria sp. genome:
GGGAACTGTTCTGCCAGGATCCCGGTTATCATGTGACCGTTACCGAAGTTTCTATGGTGTGGCATCTTATGGGGATGAGAATGCCCGAATTCGAGAAAATGTCATTCCCCCCTGAACCTCCAGATGGTGCAATTATTTCGCGAGAGAAATGGAAAGAGCTCTATCCTGATGGCGGAGCAGGGTCGAATCTCAAGTACGTATCCGAGGAGAAGGGTAAAACATTCTTCGATTTCCTGGTAAACAGCCTGTGTTTCTATTTGGAGGCCTTGAATAAAGGGGAATAGTTCCCCTGTCTGAAACATGCCATGAAGCTGGTTTTCACTTCTTGAAACTTATTTCTTTAATTTTCCTGGACTTTCGTCAATGTATGTTATTATATATATGTCATGTGACATACGATGGAGGTCATTATGCTTGAACCGATTCTTGGTTCTCTCGTTCGAGAGCAGGTTCTACTTTACATTCACGCCCGCGGAGATGGCTACGCAAGGGAGATATCAAGGTTCTTCAAAGCGCCTCTTGATTCGGTTCAGAAGCAGCTGAAAAGACTGGAAAGCGGAAACATACTGAATAGCGTTAGAGAAGGAAGAACACTGATCTACAAATTCAATGAGGAATACGACTATCTGCACGAATTGCGGGTTTTACTTGAAGGAGTCATTGGCAGTTGCTCCTATTCTTTCGGGCGGGAGGATACAACACCGAAAAGAAAGAACAAAAGAAGAAAAACAGAAAATAGCGTCATCGTAAGAATATATAGAATGAACAGATAGGAAATACCTATTTACTTTGTACGAGAATTGTGCATATACTACTTAAGATCAATCCGGGAGTTGAAATGAAGAGAGTCATATCGGTTCTTATGATAGCTGTTTCTGTTGTCATCATAGGATTCTCTTCTATTTGCATGATCAGGGAATTCTCGAAGGTCATTAACCTCTCCGGCATGGGCGATATGTGGAGTTTCCTCTGGCTTAAGGAATGCTCACCTTACGCCGAGTTCGCTGAAGTTGATTCGGGCGATTTCAAAGCGCCTCCAATACCGGTTGCGGGTGATATACTTGTAGAAGTCGATGGGCTTCCATCCACCCAGAGTAACTATTTCAGCGTTTTCAATGTTGATACCCCTGCCGGTAAAGAGATCGACATTAAATTTATACATGAGTCCAAAACGTATGTAACAACCGTGATCACAAGATCTATTCCACTTGTCATGAAGCTTCAAATATGGATACTAGTTATACTTAGAACACTCATCGTTGTCGGACTGATACTCGTAGGTCTCTGGGGCCTTTTTAAAAAGCCGTACTCATCTTCGGTCAGATCTCTAACGTTGTTCTGCTACACACTGGCAGTGGCAATGAACGTAAATAGTCCGGCCATTTCAGATGCATATGCTGCATTCCAGATCCCTTCCATTGTCTTACTTATCCTCAACTCAATAGCGATGTTTGCCGCAGCATTCTGGCTCAAATTGCAGATGCTTTTTCCTGTTAGACAGAAATGGTTCGATAAGCACAAGCTGTTCATTAATATCCTTTTGTTTGCTCCAGGGATAATCTTCGGTGTTGCGCTGATCGCCTGGCATAGACACTTGAATCTGGCTGTTACGATCACGTGGACCCTTTTCCTGAGCCTTGGCTATCTGCTTCTGCTCAGAAATCACTGCAGGGCGGACAATT
This genomic interval carries:
- a CDS encoding winged helix-turn-helix domain-containing protein, encoding MLEPILGSLVREQVLLYIHARGDGYAREISRFFKAPLDSVQKQLKRLESGNILNSVREGRTLIYKFNEEYDYLHELRVLLEGVIGSCSYSFGREDTTPKRKNKRRKTENSVIVRIYRMNR